A stretch of the Clavibacter sp. B3I6 genome encodes the following:
- a CDS encoding allophanate hydrolase subunit 1, whose product MTLRLLPCGDAAVMLDLDSLDEVLRLQPVLDATRPAGVVDVVPGARSILVTVDPGVLPLAAARAWALAARPADEAGARGGDPVEIEVVYDGEDLADVAALLGIGEREVVERHTSGTWTVAFGGFAPGFGYLAGVPGLEVPRRSSPRPRVPAGAVALAGEFSGIYPRASPGGWQLIGTTRVVLWDPAREPAALLEPGSAVRFREATA is encoded by the coding sequence GTGACCCTCCGGCTGCTCCCGTGCGGCGACGCCGCCGTCATGCTCGACCTCGACTCCCTCGACGAGGTGCTCCGCCTGCAGCCCGTGCTCGACGCGACGCGACCGGCCGGGGTCGTCGACGTCGTGCCCGGTGCGCGCAGCATCCTCGTGACCGTGGATCCGGGCGTGCTGCCCCTCGCTGCCGCCCGCGCCTGGGCGCTCGCCGCCCGACCCGCCGACGAGGCGGGCGCGCGCGGCGGCGACCCGGTGGAGATCGAGGTGGTCTACGACGGCGAGGACCTGGCCGACGTGGCCGCGCTCCTCGGCATCGGGGAGCGCGAGGTCGTGGAGCGCCACACCTCCGGCACCTGGACGGTCGCGTTCGGCGGCTTCGCGCCCGGCTTCGGCTACCTCGCGGGGGTGCCCGGCCTCGAGGTGCCGCGCCGGTCGTCGCCGCGACCGCGCGTCCCGGCCGGGGCCGTCGCGCTCGCCGGGGAGTTCAGCGGCATCTACCCGCGCGCCTCCCCGGGCGGCTGGCAGCTCATCGGCACCACGCGGGTGGTGCTGTGGGATCCTGCGCGGGAGCCGGCGGCGCTCCTCGAACCCGGATCCGCCGTGCGCTTCCGCGAGGCGACGGCGTGA
- a CDS encoding ABC transporter ATP-binding protein, which yields MGDAVEVERVSVVVDGIPLLRPVDLVVGAGEAVAVTGPNGAGKTTLLRVLAGISRPTTGSARVQGRLVDERDPAFRRAVSGSIGHPPVARDLTLAEHLAVIAATWGADAEAARERAAAHLDRWRLTSLARRFPHELSSGQSQLAALAMATVRPHDVLLLDEPEQRLDPERMQLVIRILREELDDGRTVVLATHSPVLRDAVARRAVALAGDAA from the coding sequence ATGGGGGATGCGGTCGAGGTCGAGCGGGTGTCGGTGGTCGTGGACGGGATCCCGCTGCTGCGGCCCGTCGACCTGGTGGTCGGCGCGGGCGAGGCCGTCGCCGTCACCGGGCCGAACGGCGCCGGGAAGACCACCCTCCTGCGCGTGCTCGCGGGGATCAGCCGGCCGACCACGGGATCCGCCCGCGTGCAGGGGCGCCTCGTCGACGAGCGCGACCCGGCCTTCCGGCGCGCGGTGTCCGGATCCATCGGCCACCCGCCCGTGGCGCGCGACCTGACGCTCGCCGAGCACCTCGCCGTGATCGCCGCGACCTGGGGCGCGGACGCCGAGGCCGCCCGCGAACGTGCGGCGGCGCACCTCGACCGGTGGCGGCTCACGTCCCTCGCCCGCCGCTTCCCGCACGAGCTGTCCTCCGGGCAGTCGCAGCTCGCCGCGCTCGCCATGGCGACCGTGCGCCCCCACGACGTCCTGCTGCTCGACGAGCCCGAGCAGCGGCTCGATCCCGAACGGATGCAGCTCGTGATCCGGATCCTCCGCGAGGAGCTCGACGACGGCCGCACGGTCGTGCTCGCCACGCACAGCCCGGTGCTCCGCGACGCGGTGGCGCGCCGGGCCGTCGCGCTCGCGGGCGACGCGGCGTGA
- a CDS encoding DUF2510 domain-containing protein: MTDSTGTPSTPAGWYADPAGSDRLRWWDGSRWTDHLTDAPAAVSSASEPTGEDGTARGSAEQAPASAPAASHVPPVEAPAAPPAYGQQAPQPSYAQQPSAQQPYAQQPYAQAGYGQQPYGAPTPPPKVPASTSPFTWAIWVLAALPVLSIAFAATQDYGSALDLRSAGPRPEAAIASALSSLVQLLVYAGTVVLAFLDWRELTRRGIVRPFHWAWAFIPVAGGVYLIGRSIVVRRRIEGAPANALAPIWLWIGLNVIVMFIALVKLVEVFSSAMRMYGTGGF, translated from the coding sequence GTGACTGACTCGACCGGAACACCCTCCACGCCCGCGGGCTGGTACGCGGACCCCGCCGGATCCGACCGCCTGCGCTGGTGGGACGGGTCCCGCTGGACCGACCACCTGACGGACGCGCCCGCGGCCGTCTCGTCGGCCTCGGAGCCGACCGGCGAGGACGGGACCGCGCGCGGATCCGCCGAGCAGGCCCCCGCGTCGGCCCCCGCCGCGTCGCACGTGCCGCCCGTCGAGGCCCCGGCCGCGCCGCCCGCCTATGGGCAGCAGGCTCCGCAGCCGTCGTACGCGCAGCAGCCCTCCGCGCAGCAGCCGTACGCCCAGCAGCCCTACGCGCAGGCGGGCTACGGCCAGCAGCCCTACGGCGCGCCGACGCCGCCGCCGAAGGTGCCCGCGTCGACGTCCCCCTTCACGTGGGCGATCTGGGTGCTCGCGGCCCTGCCGGTCCTGTCGATCGCCTTCGCGGCGACGCAGGACTACGGCAGCGCCCTCGACCTCCGCTCGGCCGGCCCGCGCCCCGAGGCGGCCATCGCGTCCGCCCTCTCCAGCCTCGTCCAGCTGCTCGTGTACGCCGGCACGGTCGTCCTCGCGTTCCTCGATTGGCGCGAGCTCACGCGTCGCGGGATCGTGCGCCCGTTCCACTGGGCGTGGGCCTTCATCCCCGTCGCCGGCGGCGTCTACCTCATCGGCCGCTCGATCGTCGTCCGCCGCCGCATCGAGGGCGCGCCGGCGAACGCGCTGGCGCCGATCTGGCTCTGGATCGGGCTCAACGTCATCGTCATGTTCATCGCCCTGGTGAAGCTCGTCGAGGTCTTCTCGTCCGCGATGCGGATGTACGGCACCGGCGGCTTCTGA
- a CDS encoding ATP-dependent DNA ligase produces MGQLIFDGTTRTTIDDRALAHLQIVMLNKLRRKESFAFSWKYPASEGDGRSTVWVAPELPLHFRFSGSRSPAINPAWVDVLMESANTGGGLHLLPEPPAGAAPHAAPRTD; encoded by the coding sequence ATGGGCCAGCTGATCTTCGACGGCACCACGCGCACCACCATCGACGACCGTGCGCTCGCGCACCTCCAGATCGTGATGCTCAACAAGCTCCGCCGGAAGGAGAGCTTCGCGTTCTCGTGGAAGTACCCGGCGTCCGAGGGCGACGGCCGCAGCACGGTGTGGGTCGCCCCCGAGCTCCCCCTCCACTTCCGCTTCTCCGGCAGCCGCTCCCCCGCCATCAACCCGGCCTGGGTGGACGTGCTGATGGAGAGCGCGAACACCGGCGGCGGCCTCCATCTCCTGCCCGAGCCGCCCGCCGGCGCGGCCCCGCACGCCGCGCCCCGGACCGACTGA
- a CDS encoding biotin-dependent carboxyltransferase family protein, with the protein MSGVPAARRGRRASAPVAPALVVERTGPLMLVQDAGRPGHGGIGVSPSGALDPRALADANLLVGNAPGAAGLEIVLGGAVLRATAAVWVAVTGAVGPLVRTAGRAARPAPYAAAVLLDAGDTLEIGAAERGIRWYLAVRGGIDVAPVLGSRATDLLSRVGPAPVAAGDVLPVGSASAGPVPPVDSLAVTAPADGEVILRASPGPRLDWFADGSWAALLDGRWEVTAEADRVGVRLDGTPLERRIPGELPSEGVVKGALQVPPSGRPILFLADHPMTGGYPVIGVVARDDVRLAAQLRPGQRIRFV; encoded by the coding sequence GTGAGCGGCGTCCCGGCCGCCCGCCGCGGTCGGCGGGCCTCCGCGCCCGTCGCCCCCGCGCTCGTCGTCGAGCGCACCGGCCCGCTCATGCTCGTGCAGGACGCCGGCCGGCCCGGGCACGGCGGCATCGGCGTCTCGCCGTCCGGGGCGCTGGATCCGCGCGCCCTCGCCGACGCCAACCTCCTCGTCGGCAACGCGCCCGGCGCCGCGGGCCTGGAGATCGTGCTCGGCGGCGCGGTGCTGCGCGCGACCGCGGCGGTCTGGGTCGCGGTGACGGGTGCGGTCGGGCCGCTCGTCCGCACGGCGGGACGCGCGGCCCGGCCCGCGCCGTACGCGGCCGCGGTGCTGCTCGACGCGGGCGACACCCTGGAGATCGGCGCGGCCGAGCGCGGGATCCGCTGGTACCTGGCCGTCCGCGGCGGCATCGACGTGGCGCCCGTCCTCGGCTCCCGCGCCACCGACCTGCTCTCGCGCGTCGGCCCGGCGCCGGTCGCGGCGGGCGACGTGCTGCCCGTGGGGTCCGCGTCCGCCGGCCCCGTCCCGCCCGTCGACTCGCTCGCCGTCACGGCGCCCGCGGACGGCGAGGTGATCCTCCGCGCGTCGCCCGGGCCGCGCCTGGACTGGTTCGCCGACGGGTCCTGGGCCGCGCTCCTCGACGGCCGTTGGGAGGTCACCGCCGAGGCCGACCGCGTCGGGGTCCGCCTCGACGGCACCCCGCTCGAGCGGCGGATCCCCGGAGAGCTCCCCAGCGAGGGCGTCGTCAAGGGCGCGCTCCAGGTGCCGCCCTCCGGCCGGCCGATCCTGTTCCTCGCCGACCACCCGATGACGGGCGGCTACCCGGTGATCGGCGTGGTCGCGCGCGACGACGTCCGGCTCGCCGCGCAGCTGCGCCCCGGCCAGCGCATCCGCTTCGTGTGA
- the aspS gene encoding aspartate--tRNA(Asn) ligase has product MTTRTLIKNLAALDDGDVAVSGWVETVRDQKKIQFVILRDESGAVQLTYKRQGDEDATADTISGLAAGTFLTATGTLKHDERVKLGGLEIGLAGIEVAGAAIPETPIAADSSIDKRLDWRFIDLRAPRNSLIFRVQTTLVHAMRTYWVEHDFIEVFSPKLMATPSESNAELFKVDYFDGVAYLAQSPQFFKQMAQSAGFGKMFEVGPAFRADPSFTSRHATEFTSVDAEISWIESHEDVARLQEELIVAALTAVKEKHGDEIRELFDVEVTVPSVPFPRIPLLEAKEIVAKRGHVIDRADDDLDPEGERQIAAHVMEEFGHEFVFLTDYPSSIRPFYHMRKAGDPSLTNSYDLIWNGVEITTGAQREHRVEVLEEQAREKGLDPEELGSYLDFFRYGVPPHGGFGMGLNRVLMLLLHQSNLREVTYLFRGPNRLTP; this is encoded by the coding sequence GTGACCACCCGAACCCTGATCAAGAACCTGGCCGCCCTCGACGACGGGGACGTGGCCGTCTCCGGATGGGTCGAGACCGTCCGGGACCAGAAGAAGATCCAGTTCGTGATCCTCCGCGACGAGTCCGGCGCGGTGCAGCTCACCTACAAGCGCCAGGGCGACGAGGACGCGACCGCCGACACCATCTCCGGCCTCGCCGCGGGCACCTTCCTCACCGCCACCGGCACGCTCAAGCACGACGAGCGCGTCAAGCTCGGCGGGCTCGAGATCGGCCTCGCCGGCATCGAGGTCGCGGGCGCGGCCATCCCGGAGACGCCCATCGCGGCCGACTCCTCCATCGACAAGCGCCTCGACTGGCGCTTCATCGACCTGCGCGCGCCCCGCAACTCGCTGATCTTCCGCGTGCAGACCACGCTCGTCCACGCCATGCGCACCTACTGGGTCGAGCACGACTTCATCGAGGTCTTCTCCCCGAAGCTCATGGCCACGCCCTCCGAGTCGAACGCCGAGCTGTTCAAGGTCGACTACTTCGACGGCGTCGCGTACCTCGCGCAGAGCCCGCAGTTCTTCAAGCAGATGGCCCAGTCCGCGGGCTTCGGCAAGATGTTCGAGGTCGGCCCGGCGTTCCGCGCCGACCCGTCCTTCACCTCGCGCCACGCGACCGAGTTCACCTCCGTGGACGCGGAGATCAGCTGGATCGAGAGCCACGAGGACGTCGCGCGCCTCCAGGAGGAGCTCATCGTCGCCGCGCTCACCGCGGTGAAGGAGAAGCACGGCGACGAGATCCGCGAGCTGTTCGACGTGGAGGTGACGGTGCCGAGCGTGCCGTTCCCGCGGATCCCGCTGCTCGAGGCCAAGGAGATCGTCGCGAAGCGCGGTCACGTGATCGACCGCGCCGACGATGACCTCGACCCCGAGGGCGAGCGCCAGATCGCGGCGCACGTGATGGAGGAGTTCGGCCACGAGTTCGTGTTCCTCACCGACTACCCGTCGTCGATCCGGCCGTTCTACCACATGCGCAAGGCCGGCGACCCGTCGCTCACGAACAGCTACGACCTCATCTGGAACGGCGTCGAGATCACCACGGGCGCCCAGCGCGAGCACCGCGTCGAGGTGCTCGAGGAGCAGGCCCGTGAGAAGGGGCTCGACCCCGAGGAGCTCGGCTCGTACCTCGACTTCTTCCGCTACGGCGTGCCCCCGCACGGCGGCTTCGGCATGGGCCTCAACCGCGTGCTGATGCTCCTCCTGCACCAGTCGAACCTGCGCGAGGTCACGTACCTCTTCCGCGGTCCGAACCGCCTCACCCCGTAG
- a CDS encoding sigma-70 family RNA polymerase sigma factor, with amino-acid sequence MTMTPTRPTATDTTSTDAAFDQVEAVGPVDPYADSDLPEPSLVTPGASTDAVKDYLRQIGRVPLLTAEQEVTVARRIEVGVLAQEVLDTRTGLTSAERREYQTLAQDGMRAKQHLVNANLRLVVSIAKRYTGRGLPFLDLIQEGNMGLVRAVEKFDYQAGFKFSTYASWWIKQSITRGMADTSRTIRIPVHTVEHINRINAVQRELAVELGRDPSMEEIARESDTPVTKVRYLLDRAQEPMSLQVLVGGSGGDGDTEMADLIEDADVTQPIDVVTQQLMAAHVTRLIDGLAERDAEVVRMRFGLAGLEPRSLAYVSQQLGVTRERVRQIEKKCLAKLRIPELETYIRG; translated from the coding sequence ATGACGATGACACCGACCAGGCCCACGGCCACCGACACCACCAGCACCGACGCCGCCTTCGACCAGGTCGAGGCCGTCGGCCCCGTCGATCCCTACGCGGACTCCGACCTCCCCGAGCCCTCGCTCGTCACCCCCGGCGCCAGCACCGACGCCGTCAAGGACTACCTCCGCCAGATCGGCCGCGTGCCGCTGCTCACCGCGGAGCAGGAGGTGACCGTCGCCCGCCGCATCGAGGTGGGCGTCCTCGCCCAGGAGGTGCTCGACACCCGCACCGGCCTCACCTCCGCCGAGCGCCGCGAGTACCAGACGCTCGCCCAGGACGGGATGCGCGCCAAGCAGCACCTCGTGAACGCGAACCTGCGCCTCGTCGTCAGCATCGCCAAGCGCTACACGGGCCGCGGCCTGCCGTTCCTCGACCTCATCCAGGAGGGCAACATGGGCCTCGTGCGGGCGGTCGAGAAGTTCGACTACCAGGCCGGGTTCAAGTTCTCGACCTACGCGTCCTGGTGGATCAAGCAGTCCATCACCCGCGGCATGGCCGACACGAGCCGCACCATCCGCATCCCCGTGCACACGGTGGAGCACATCAACCGCATCAACGCCGTGCAGCGCGAGCTCGCGGTGGAGCTGGGCCGCGACCCCTCCATGGAGGAGATCGCCCGCGAGTCGGACACGCCCGTCACCAAGGTGCGCTACCTGCTCGACCGTGCACAGGAGCCCATGTCGCTGCAGGTCCTCGTGGGCGGCAGCGGCGGCGACGGCGACACGGAGATGGCGGACCTCATCGAGGACGCGGACGTGACGCAGCCCATCGACGTGGTGACGCAGCAGCTCATGGCCGCGCACGTCACGCGCCTCATCGACGGGCTCGCCGAGCGCGACGCCGAGGTCGTGCGCATGCGCTTCGGCCTCGCCGGCCTCGAGCCCCGCTCGCTCGCCTACGTGAGCCAGCAGCTCGGCGTGACGCGCGAGCGCGTGCGCCAGATCGAGAAGAAGTGCCTCGCGAAGCTCCGCATCCCGGAGCTGGAGACGTACATCCGCGGCTGA
- a CDS encoding LCP family protein, producing MPDETRHDRSRAHGIARHGRLRKPSGARTAALAAVIVAAVAVVSTGSVAAYAAWDLARTLEANSVEIGDGQAPPPSIGAIDGGANILLVGGDTREGQGDGYGTGRDVLTGNLNDVTMLLHISEDHTRATVVSFPRDMLVDMPSCTGPDGAEVPASSGEQINVALKNGGLPCVVRAVEAITGLDIPYGGVIQFNGVVEMSNAVGGVPVCIANRLHDPKTDLDLQPGVHPLQGREAVQFLRTRHGVGDGSDIDRISNQQVFLSALLRTITASDTLTNPARVYGIARAAIDNMVLSTSLDSPAAIASLALTVKDIPLDRFTFVQYPSIRLESGRVAQDVAQGDELIRLLAADADFALAPGSTGQGVAAPDPAPAPTPDTGTAPSADPSAPAVLPEGVTGQTASEETCSNG from the coding sequence ATGCCCGACGAGACGCGACACGACCGCAGCCGCGCGCACGGCATCGCCCGGCACGGCCGGTTGCGGAAGCCGAGCGGGGCGCGGACGGCGGCGCTGGCCGCCGTCATCGTCGCGGCCGTCGCGGTCGTGAGCACCGGATCCGTGGCCGCGTACGCCGCGTGGGACCTCGCGCGGACCCTGGAGGCGAACTCGGTGGAGATCGGCGACGGGCAGGCGCCTCCGCCGTCCATCGGCGCGATCGACGGGGGCGCGAACATCCTGCTGGTCGGCGGCGACACCCGCGAGGGCCAGGGCGACGGCTACGGCACGGGGCGCGACGTGCTGACCGGGAACCTGAACGACGTGACGATGCTCCTCCACATCAGCGAGGACCACACGCGCGCGACGGTCGTCTCGTTCCCGCGCGACATGCTCGTCGACATGCCGTCGTGCACGGGTCCGGACGGGGCGGAGGTCCCCGCGTCGTCCGGGGAGCAGATCAACGTGGCGCTCAAGAACGGCGGCCTCCCGTGCGTCGTGCGCGCCGTGGAGGCCATCACGGGTCTCGACATCCCGTACGGCGGCGTGATCCAGTTCAACGGCGTCGTCGAGATGTCGAACGCCGTGGGCGGGGTGCCGGTCTGCATCGCGAACCGCCTCCACGACCCCAAGACGGACCTCGACCTGCAGCCCGGGGTGCACCCGCTGCAGGGGCGCGAGGCCGTCCAGTTCCTCCGCACCCGCCATGGCGTGGGCGACGGGAGCGACATCGACCGCATCAGCAACCAGCAGGTGTTCCTCAGCGCGCTGCTGCGCACCATCACGGCGTCGGACACGCTCACGAATCCGGCGAGGGTCTACGGCATCGCCCGCGCCGCCATCGACAACATGGTCCTGTCGACGTCGCTCGACAGCCCGGCCGCGATCGCCTCGCTCGCCCTCACCGTGAAGGACATCCCCCTCGACCGCTTCACGTTCGTCCAGTACCCGAGCATCCGGCTCGAGTCCGGGCGCGTGGCGCAGGACGTCGCCCAGGGCGACGAGCTGATCCGCCTCCTCGCGGCCGACGCCGACTTCGCGCTCGCGCCGGGCAGCACGGGGCAGGGGGTCGCGGCACCGGATCCCGCCCCCGCGCCGACGCCCGACACCGGCACCGCCCCGTCCGCGGATCCCTCGGCCCCCGCCGTGCTCCCCGAGGGCGTCACCGGCCAGACGGCGTCCGAGGAGACCTGCTCGAACGGCTGA
- a CDS encoding excinuclease ABC subunit UvrA: MPAPGTTPTPPAPDDRADGFVRVRGASENTLRDVDVDIPRDRIVAFTGVSGSGKSSLAFGTVYAEAQRRFFESVAPYARRLIRQEQTPHVESITGLPPAVALQQRRGAPSTRSTVGTVTTLSNSLRMLMSRAGAYPAGQGRLDSDAFSPNTAAGACPVCHGLGVAHTVTEASLVPDPSLSIREGAVAAWPGAWQGKNLRDIVIALGHDVDVPWRDLPREARDWLLFTEEQPVVQITPQRDRVAKPYNGRFWSARSYVLHTLADSASPRLREAALAHMVSGTCERCGGSGLTPEALAVTFAGRSIQQLNALTLADLAAAIAPTDVMGDVAVTITTDLVARLAVLVDLGLGYLSLGRVTTTLSPGEMQRLRLATQLRSGLFGVVYVLDEPSAGLHPADAEPLLEVLEQLRDSGNSVFVVEHDMDVVRRADWIVDVGPGAGQAGGSVLYSGPVTGLRDVTASATRPHLFPDLAPARAERTPRTPTGSIRATGVTLHNLVDLDVEIPLGVMVAVTGVSGSGKSTLVSRVLPDLLRASLAPDRVVVEAADAAEPADDASGPARIARVEGAEAVDRLVSVDQRPIGRTPRSTLATYTGLFDAVRRTYAATDEARARGYGAGRFSFNVAGGRCETCQGEGSVTVELLFLPGSYGPCPTCHGARYEPATLEIAYRGRSIADVLAMTVDEAHGFLADVPLAARALATLRDVGLGYLRLGQPATELSGGEAQRIKLATELQRAPRGHTLYLLDEPTTGLHPADVVLLLRQLQGLVDAGNTVVVVEHEMDVVADADRVIDLGPSGGDQGGRIVAQGTPREVAGTAGSRTAPYLARRLGAS, encoded by the coding sequence GTGCCCGCCCCCGGAACGACCCCGACTCCCCCTGCCCCCGACGACCGCGCCGACGGCTTCGTGCGCGTGCGGGGCGCGTCGGAGAACACCCTCCGGGACGTGGACGTCGACATCCCGCGCGACCGCATCGTCGCCTTCACGGGGGTGTCGGGATCCGGCAAGTCGTCGCTCGCGTTCGGCACCGTCTACGCGGAGGCGCAGCGCCGGTTCTTCGAGTCGGTCGCGCCGTACGCCCGCCGGCTGATCCGGCAGGAGCAGACGCCGCACGTCGAGAGCATCACGGGCCTCCCGCCCGCGGTCGCCCTGCAGCAGCGGCGCGGGGCGCCGAGCACGCGCTCGACGGTCGGCACGGTGACCACCCTGTCCAACTCGCTGCGGATGCTGATGTCCCGCGCGGGCGCCTATCCCGCCGGGCAGGGGCGGCTCGACTCCGACGCCTTCTCCCCCAACACCGCCGCGGGTGCGTGCCCCGTCTGCCACGGCCTCGGCGTCGCGCACACCGTGACCGAGGCGTCGCTCGTGCCGGATCCGTCGCTCAGCATCCGCGAGGGAGCGGTCGCCGCGTGGCCGGGCGCCTGGCAGGGCAAGAACCTGCGCGACATCGTGATCGCGCTCGGGCACGACGTGGACGTGCCGTGGCGCGATCTCCCGCGGGAGGCGCGCGACTGGCTCCTCTTCACCGAGGAGCAGCCCGTGGTGCAGATCACCCCGCAGCGCGACCGGGTCGCGAAGCCGTACAACGGGCGCTTCTGGAGCGCGCGCTCCTACGTCCTGCACACGCTGGCCGACTCGGCGAGCCCGCGCCTCCGCGAGGCGGCGCTCGCACACATGGTCTCGGGCACGTGCGAGCGGTGCGGCGGCAGCGGCCTCACGCCCGAGGCGCTGGCCGTGACCTTCGCGGGCCGCAGCATCCAGCAGCTCAACGCGCTCACGCTCGCGGACCTCGCCGCGGCCATCGCACCGACGGACGTCATGGGCGACGTCGCCGTGACGATCACGACCGACCTCGTGGCGCGCCTCGCCGTGCTCGTCGACCTCGGGCTCGGCTACCTCAGCCTCGGCCGCGTCACGACGACGCTCTCGCCCGGCGAGATGCAGCGGCTCCGGCTCGCGACGCAGCTGCGGTCGGGCCTGTTCGGCGTGGTCTACGTGCTCGACGAGCCGTCGGCGGGCCTGCACCCGGCCGACGCGGAGCCGCTCCTCGAGGTGCTCGAGCAGCTGCGCGACTCCGGCAACTCGGTCTTCGTGGTCGAGCACGACATGGACGTCGTGCGGCGGGCCGACTGGATCGTCGACGTCGGGCCGGGCGCGGGGCAGGCCGGCGGATCCGTGCTCTACAGCGGTCCGGTTACGGGCCTCCGGGACGTGACCGCGTCGGCGACGCGCCCGCACCTCTTCCCCGACCTCGCGCCGGCGCGGGCCGAGCGCACTCCGCGGACGCCCACCGGGAGCATCCGCGCGACCGGCGTGACGCTGCACAACCTCGTGGACCTCGACGTGGAGATCCCGCTCGGGGTGATGGTCGCCGTGACGGGAGTCTCGGGATCCGGCAAGTCGACGCTCGTGAGCCGCGTGCTGCCGGACCTGCTGCGGGCCTCGCTCGCGCCCGACCGCGTGGTGGTCGAGGCGGCCGACGCCGCCGAGCCGGCCGACGACGCCTCCGGCCCCGCCCGCATCGCCCGGGTGGAGGGCGCCGAGGCGGTCGACCGGCTCGTCTCCGTAGACCAGCGGCCCATCGGCCGCACCCCGCGCTCGACGCTCGCCACCTACACGGGGCTCTTCGACGCGGTCCGGCGGACGTACGCCGCCACCGACGAGGCGCGCGCCCGCGGCTACGGCGCGGGCCGGTTCTCCTTCAACGTCGCGGGCGGCCGGTGCGAGACCTGCCAGGGCGAGGGATCGGTGACCGTCGAGCTCCTCTTCCTCCCCGGCTCCTACGGGCCGTGCCCCACCTGCCACGGCGCCCGGTACGAGCCGGCGACACTGGAGATCGCGTACCGCGGGCGCTCGATCGCGGACGTGCTGGCGATGACGGTGGACGAGGCGCACGGCTTCCTCGCCGACGTGCCCCTCGCCGCCCGGGCCCTCGCCACCCTGCGCGACGTCGGGCTCGGCTACCTGCGGCTCGGGCAGCCCGCGACCGAGCTGTCGGGCGGCGAGGCCCAGCGCATCAAGCTGGCCACCGAGCTGCAGCGCGCGCCCCGCGGCCACACCCTCTACCTGCTGGACGAGCCGACGACGGGCCTGCACCCGGCCGACGTCGTGCTGCTCCTCCGCCAGCTCCAGGGGCTCGTCGACGCGGGGAACACGGTCGTCGTCGTGGAGCACGAGATGGACGTGGTGGCGGACGCGGACCGGGTCATCGACCTCGGGCCGTCGGGCGGCGACCAGGGCGGGCGGATCGTGGCGCAGGGCACCCCGCGGGAGGTCGCGGGGACCGCGGGCAGCCGCACGGCGCCGTACCTGGCGCGGCGTCTCGGCGCGTCCTGA
- a CDS encoding DUF6518 family protein, giving the protein MALTNLPYDDDAILTAADAAAALDREVRDVSVDFDNTRVSPDDVARITATITYTVPADVAVRILDEARPRAWTRPARRVDRSPGATCIPVRTGVLRSADDPVPGRCEGEAMTRSDASAAPAARRTTHPSRPVAEAHAPAPARETVRSALRATAVVLVYSLLVGGVTSPAQGFLPDSVDSLANSAGGWSMLAFLGVWLSRARPLLGTVLGAVSFVAMVEAYGIVSLWRGYFLAGPFSSMWVPIGLVAGPVIGVAAALVRHGSPGWAVAGVVPLSAVLVAEGIWALRTVSDTTSPVYWTLEIVLGVAFLVAAVRRRRRMRAVAMRG; this is encoded by the coding sequence ATGGCCCTCACGAACCTGCCCTACGACGACGACGCGATCCTCACCGCGGCCGACGCCGCCGCCGCACTCGACCGGGAGGTGCGCGACGTGTCGGTCGACTTCGACAACACGAGGGTCTCCCCCGACGACGTGGCGCGGATCACGGCCACGATCACCTACACCGTCCCCGCGGACGTGGCCGTGCGGATCCTCGACGAGGCCCGCCCCCGCGCCTGGACGCGACCTGCTCGCCGGGTCGACCGGAGTCCCGGCGCGACCTGCATCCCGGTGCGTACGGGGGTCCTCCGCTCGGCCGACGACCCAGTCCCCGGCCGCTGCGAGGGTGAGGCCATGACCCGATCCGACGCGTCCGCCGCACCCGCCGCCCGCCGCACGACGCACCCGTCCCGCCCCGTCGCGGAAGCGCACGCGCCCGCGCCCGCCCGCGAGACCGTCCGGAGCGCGCTCCGCGCGACCGCGGTCGTCCTCGTGTACAGCCTCCTCGTGGGCGGCGTCACGAGCCCCGCACAGGGCTTCCTGCCCGACTCGGTCGACTCGCTCGCGAACTCGGCGGGCGGCTGGAGCATGCTCGCCTTCCTCGGCGTCTGGCTCTCGCGGGCACGCCCGCTGCTCGGGACCGTGCTCGGCGCCGTGTCCTTCGTCGCGATGGTGGAGGCCTACGGCATCGTCAGCCTCTGGCGCGGCTACTTCCTCGCGGGCCCGTTCTCGTCCATGTGGGTCCCGATCGGCCTCGTCGCGGGGCCCGTCATCGGCGTCGCCGCGGCGCTCGTGCGGCACGGGTCGCCCGGCTGGGCCGTCGCCGGGGTCGTGCCGCTCAGCGCCGTGCTCGTCGCGGAGGGGATCTGGGCGCTCCGGACGGTGTCGGACACCACCAGCCCCGTGTACTGGACCCTCGAGATCGTCCTGGGCGTCGCCTTCCTCGTGGCGGCGGTGCGGCGCCGACGGCGGATGCGCGCCGTCGCAATGCGCGGCTAG